The genomic DNA CATCGGGATAGCGCTGCAACGCGTCGACCATCACTTGTAATCCGTGCGGATAGATCAGATCGTCGGAATCGACATATTTGAGATACTTCCCACGTGCAAGCGATGCTGCCTGCATGCGATTGCCGTAGTCGCCAAGGTTCGAAGGATTTGTCTGAACGCGAATGCGGGGATCCGACTGAGCAGCCTTTCTGGCGATATCCAGCGAACCGTCGCTCGACCCATCGTCGACGACAACAATTTCGAAATCCGAAAAGCTCGATTGCAAAATACTATCGAGCGTCGCTTGGAGATATTGTTCACGGTTGTAGACGGTCACCAATACCGAAACAACGGGCGGCTGTGACACAGACATGGTTATTGCAGCATTTCTGGCGAGACGTCCGATCGCACCGGCGTCAACGTCCGCGATCGAGTTCGGTGGTCCATCGACATTCGGGTCGGGAACCATCGATCTTTCAACCGCAGAATCGGTCGCTCGAAATACTTGTGCGATAGATGGGCGACAAACACGGTGACCGCAAAAAACAAAGGAAGCTTGACGATCCACGCATTCCATCGCAGAATCGAAAGCGGCCCCAGCATCGAGAAATCGATCTTCGTCCAAATTGGATCAAACACGTACCACGTCAGCCACACGCCCAGCGGCCAATGATAGACATAGATGCCGTAGGAAATTTGTCCAATGTAGACGGCGATTGGGCTCTTCAGGACCGCGGCGACTCCGGGCACGCGAAAGCGGCCTTCCATACTTTTTGTCACCAACACCAGCGAACAAAGTCCCAGCAGTGGCAACCGGAACGCTTGATCCGTGGTGAGTGCCCAACCAAGAACCGCAAACACAACGATTTCGAACGTCAAACTCTGATACCAAAACCGTGGAAACCAACGCAGCGATACTGCGATCGCACCCGCTGCGCCAAGTCCCAACGATCCCATGCGATTGACGAGACCGACGTAGTTGTAGGGTTGCAGCGTTGGAAAAAGATTCAGCACCAACTGTGAATAACCGATCACAACGATACCAAGCGTGACAACAAACAAAGCAACCAAATTACGTCTAAGCGTCAACGCAATCAGAGGCCAGACCAGGTAAAATTGTTCTTCCACCGCCAACGACCAAAGGTAGAACAAATAATTGTCCTCGCCTTTGAGATGCACCGTCGCATAGTTCCATGTGTACGTTGCCAGGTACAGCATGTTTTGCCGCGCTTGTGGAAAATTGCCAGCCCAAAGCAAAAGTAAGGCGAAGTAGTAAACGGGAAATATCCGTAACGAACGTCGCCCCATGAACTTGACATAACATTCACGGAACGATGATTCGGGCGTTCTGATCAAAATCGCCGTGATCAGAAACCCGCTGATCACAAAAAACAGGTCGACACCGTAATAGCCCGCAGCCCAGAAACTTCCCAGCGGACCACCGAAGTGCTCAACCAGCACCATCGTGATCGCGACCGTCCGCAATCCGTCCATGGCGGCGTAATACGCTACCTTTCCAGAACCACCATGGACCATGCCAGACGGATCAAGTTCAGGCTGCTGCGCCCGGGGCGACTTTGGTCCTGTTGTTTTCATGCCCGACAAATGCAAAACACTATTCACTCACACGCTTGCAAACGTCGAATACCGTTCTGTAGCCCAAAGCACAGTCATTGTTGCATTTCCGCAACAGGACAGGTCGATTGAGCGGCGTAAATGTCTTTGGTTCACACAAACCGCGTCGCATCAAACCGCAATGTCTTCGACGATGTTTCTATCACGGTAACGATGTCAGACGTCGCTGGATTCTTCCAAATAATCCGAAGCAAGCCACGCTGACAGGTCTTTTCCCGTCAACTGGGCGGTTTCTTCTATGTCCCAACGAAATCTGTCTAGCCATTCCTCATAGATGGTGCGATCAAGTGCGTTCTCGTAAACTCCTTCGCGCACGGTTCTCGATTCGGATGTCACACTGCTGTCAACATCCAAAAATTCCAAGCACTGACGTAGAGACTCATTGTGTCGAACACGAAATTCACGCATCGTCAAGAAGTGAATCTGAGAACGTCCGAATACTCGAATCAATCGACGAATTTGATTTGCATAATAACTTCGATCAACGTATGAGTACATTAGGTTCTGATACGGAAGCGTGTCTTGCGAACGTCGAACGTCGGTTGCGAGTGCCTGGTTGAGTGATAACTGTTCAACGATCCGATCACGATTCATCGCCCAAGCCGATCTCGCCCGGTAAATGGGATGACGCAAAATTACAATCCACTTCATACCTGGGTTGTATCGCCAGATGTGTCCAGCCGCAGTCTCCCAATACATGTAGTCAGGTGTTGCCTCTCCGCATATTGTTCCGACCGCCGCGTGGGAGAAATTTCTTTCGTATGCCCAAGCCAAATATCTTCGTATCGCCTTAAAGCAATCCAGCCGAAAGCGGGCGGGGCTATTAAAGTAATGCAGTTCCTTCTGCGCAGGGATAAAAATCTCGGGGTGGGCCCTGAGGCTTACCGATAATGCGGACGTTCCACATTTCTGGGCGCCTCCGATCAGGAACTTGACTTTCTTAGTCATCGAGTCGCTTCTGTTCATTTATGTTTGTTCAAACGACATCGTCCGTGAGCATCGATTCCCACTCTGTTCCCGCCAATGCTGCTGCCAATTCATCGAAATTAGAGACCGAGTCCCGCAAGCTTTTGCTTTGTCGCACCATGCGACCGCTCAACGGCATGGGGTCGACATTCAGAAATCGCAGCAACCGGTCGGTTGCTTGATCTTGATTGGCAACCAATTCTTCATATACCATTTCCAGCATGGGATGGTGACAAAACTGTTGGCGAGTTTTCGCCTCGAAGTTACGCACCAATTGAAGTCGTGCGAGGCAGTCCGCTGGCGAGACATCGACGGTCGCATCGCTGGGCAATTGCGTCTTGTCGTGCGCACGGTAAACGCCCGTCTTTGCAGCCACAATCATGGAGATCACCGTCCGCAAGACGTTCCGCCGCGTCAAATGCACAATTCGCATTCGCCGGTTTTGCAAGAGGTATTGTTGCACGTCCCGCAACCCGGGCGCATTAAACCTGTCGGCATAGTCTGCTTCCAATTGGTAATATAGGAACTTTGCGCCGATGGCTTTTTCGAATCCCTTCCTTTGCAGATCTTGTTTGAACTCGCTCAACAAGTCTCGATCGCTGAAGTCTTCGCGTTTCATTCGGTTATCGGTAAAGCGTTCCCCACAATGTTTCACCCGCGGGTGAGACGACAACAGGTTCAACAACAAATTGGAACCGGACCTGCCATTGGAGACAATAATAAAAGGTGTGGGACGTGTGAATATCAGCCGACAACGCAGCTGGATTCTTTTTACTTGATCACGAAGTTGTTGAGACATTGGTTAATCTGGAATTGGTAGGTGCCCGTTTCCTTGTTCGCCGCAAGGCCGCCCGTCAAAACGGCTGTTACCGCCGGCTGACGATCGCGTTTAGGGCTTGGCCACGCTGATCTTAGAGACTCTATACATGTCCCATTATTTTGGAACCCGTACGGCATTGGACAGCTGAACTCGGACCTGTTCGATCATTTCTTTTGAGAGCGTTGTGTTTTGAAACGATCCGCCGTCGGGGAAATAAGACTTGGGCAACACTTTCATTGCGATGCGACGTGCGATTCTCAACAGAATGTACGCCCTGTCGCGTGTTGCGACAGCAAATGCCAGATAGGCTTGCACCACAAATCGTTGGGCCCACTTTGGGTGATGGGAGGCCCTCCAATCCGACACAACCGCTTGGATGTTGGCTGCTGGTGTCGAAGTATTGAACAGCAGAAACTCACACTCGACAAAATATTGCCCCTCCCAAGTCTCTACACTCCTGCGGTCGGCATCGGACAACGCTTTGGAACCTTCAAGTAGACGTACCCGCCGCGACTGGAGCATGCTTTCCGACAACGAATTCGTGATCCTGGGTGACGCGTCGCGACGAACAAACAGATCCGGAAGGGCGAAATCCATCTTGGCGTAAGGTATCTTCCGCAACAATGCGCGAATGTGTAAATCGGTGTCGTCACCGTACATCACCGCCTCATTAAATCCACCAAGCTCGTCGAGCGAGGTCCTTCTCCAAATCGGAGACGAGGTATGCCACGGTGGGTCTGCCTGTAAGAACCTCATCAGATCGGGGCCTGTCCGAAAATCGTTCCAACAGACATCGGAATCTCCCATCTGATGCTGGAACAAGAGCACCGGAAAGATCCAAAAGCCTTCCTCCGGGTTCTCGGCCACCGCTCTCATTCGATTCGTCAGGCACCACGGTGCCATCAAGTCATCTGAGTCGAGAAATACGATGTGCGTTCCGCGACTTAGCCCAACGCCAATGTTCCGGCACGCCGAAGGTCCCTTGGGTTGACGGTCTCGAGCGACCACCTGAATCCGATCGTCGCGCATCTGCTGTATCGCTGCCCACTGGTCCGCATCGGACCCGTCATCCACAACAACCGCCTCCCAATTCGGGAACGTCTGCGCCCTCAGCGAAGCCAGCGTTTCAACCAGCAGATCCGCTCGATTAAAATGCGGGATGACCACGGTGACTAGAGGTGTGTTCATTGCAACCGGCGACAAGCTTTCAATTGTCGTATCCGCCCAAGGCAAGGTCGGCACGATACAATTGGTGGATGACCAATCGTTGTGCATCGGTCACCTCAAAGTCGCGTTCAATATGCCCCGTCGTGTTCGTCTTTGTCGAAAAGTCAATATCGGGAATGACCGCCAATGCGTCGGACTCCTCGACCCGCAAAATCTTGCATTGCGGCCATCGCATCCGATGCTTTCCAGCGAAAAACAGACGGTTTGTCCAGTCCTGTGGGTTGAAGTGACCGTCGCGATGGTAGAGATCGGGTAACAAGTTCACAAATTCGTCAAAGCGGAATCGCAGGAATGCGTCTGCGATCTGGGAATCCGAAGCTCCTTTTGAGATGCCCAGGTGTGAATACAGAATCTTGTGGCAATGCTGCCAATAAAATCCCTTGCAACCAATCCGCGTGGGCTGTTTACGGTATTTGTCCATAAAGCAAGAGACGGTACGGGACACTGGAGATCGAACCAAATGGTAAGCGAGTGGCAGGCCGCCATTCAAAATCGCTCGCATCAACATCCGCGGCCTCGGTACAACGTCCAGTTCATCCCAGGCGGATGCGGCCGTAAACCGTGAGTATAAAGCCTTGAAACTGACAAAGGCATAAACCCGGTGGCTGGAATTATAGAAAACCGCCATCAATTACGCCCTCGCGACAGGCCCCACGGCGTTCAGTATTCTGTCGACATTCGAATATCTGGACGACTTCAAAAATGCCGGGTAATCCAACAGCAATCGGCCTGCGGTCCCATGGATGTCATTCAAGTAACGGAAACGCTCGCGGAACCGAGCGAGGCAATCGAACTCCAACAGACGCATGTTGAAGTAGCGAACGCTCAACGGCCAGAAGTCCCAATGCGACAAATCCAAATCGCTGTTTATTAAATAACTCGTGCCACCGATGTGGTAAAGGCTTGTTCCATCACCAGGCAATTTGTTGAACGATCGTCCCTCGGCAAGCGACAGCAACCAGTAGGCCTGCAATGTATCGAAATAGCCCTTGAATTGTTCGGGGTACTCTCCCGGCTTATAACCGATCGTCCGCAGAGCGTTTGCTGCGGCTGATGGCAATTCGACCGTGACATCTGCCGAAACGCCAAATTTATCGCGGATGCGTTGCACCGCCGCGCCGTGCAGCATCAAGAAGAACGTGTCGGGAATATCGTGACCATGATCCGTTGTGGATTTCGTAAACGGTCCCGCCGCAAAATGCACATCGGGGTCCATTGAAACCGAACCGTAAAAGGCGGGATCGGTAACGAAACAATCGGGATCCTGAATACAAAACGTCGCGGGACAGACAGCGCAAAGGTCCTTCAGAACGTCGGCATGCGCAAGCATGCTTTGCGAATTGCTTCGAAGCGAAGCGGACAGACGGACAAGGGGACGATTGGGAAGCGTCTTCCGCAACCAGAACTCGTCATCGGCAGACACCGCATTCAGCACGATCACCGATTCGAAACCAGGCAAATCTTCGTGCATACAGAATGGTGCAAAGTGGACCAATTCGGGGGTGAAGATAAAGAATATGGGCACCCGACCGCGGACTTTGCCGCCGGTGACAACCCGCCTCAAGGCACGCCGGTTAGTGTGTGACAGATGCGTCGCGCGATAGCGTCGAACCAACTTACGCAGCATCGGTTGCTCCCTTGGTGCGTGTTAACGCCGATGCAAAGTTTTGCAGACATCGCACCGGCAACGTACCGCGAAGCCAACGCCAATCCATACGCCAACCAATCCGTTCCGACGGATGCAACAGGTTGTACAACAGTGTGCGGTTCAGCGAGCACAAATTGTGCGGCCAAATGTATTGGTAGGGAGGATCCACAAAGGCTGATAGATTTGTTTGGTCATATTCCTCTCTCTGCCCAGCGTGTAAATGGTAAGAGCGGACGGAAAACGCAGGATTGATCACTCGATAGCCGGCCCGACGCAGTTCGTACATCATACGGTTGTCGCAGCGGGGCACACCAATGGGAAAATCGTCAACGATGTCACGAGGCGGTCCGCGAAAGATCCAACTGTCCTGTGCATCGTTGCGGTCAAAAAGCGCAGGGCTGCCACCAGCCCGAACATTCCATCGACTCAGCGCCACACACTGTCCCGGCAAAAGCTGTCGCCCCAGGGCCGCCAGCGACGAATCAAAATAGATATCACTGTTGCAGATAACCACCGTATTGCTATCACCGCCACACAACTCTCGCGCCCAAACGAAAAAGTCTTTATATAAAGGACGACTGTGAATCGTGCGTGTCCTCAGCTTATTATGCTGCTGTGGCGAATCCGTGTTTTCCAGAAACAGACAGACCTCACCGATCACATCTTCTGCAAGATTCCGTCGCAAACACTCGTTGATTTCCTCCCGTCTGCGTCGGTTAACTTCGGGATAGTACGATGTAAAAAGACGGATCATGCGGTCAACGGAATTTTAGACATGTGGGTTCCTGGGAAGATCAACAACCAACCAGTCGTTTTGGATTAAGAACCGGCGAGTCTCCACGTCCGGTGTCGTTTTAAATAGAATCGTCATCAACATGCTCGTACCGATTCGTCCCGCTCTCGACAACCGATCTTCTTGGGCCAGCTTCAACTTCAAGTCGTGAAACAATTCCGATGACTCACCGATTGTTTCGGTTTCGTAACCAGATTGATGATGGTCGTTTAAGCCTTTTACTGCCAGCACAGGCAAGTTCATGCCCAACGCAACTTTCTCCATCTCACGCGACGAGATGGTGTACACATAATTGCCAGAATCCTCGTAGCAGGGCGGGTCTCCAAGGTGATAGAGTTTCCGCAAAGGCAGAGGGGTATCGTGCAGCCGCAGCCGCCGTTTAGCCCATTCAAATATGCCTTTGACAAGTCCAACCGGACCAACCACAGGAAACACAGGTCGATCAATCGAATAGTCTCTTGGTTCGACAAGTACCACGGCATGTTTTGCAACTCTCAGCATCTCGTAGAGCGCAAGTGGGCCGCGTGGGAAATGGTGGTAGCTCTCTTTACAAAATGCGACATCGAAACTTTCGTCTGCAAACGACAATCGCTCCGCGTTCTCAACTTGATATTCGTTGATCAACCCACGTTGAACAGCCTGCTCCAATAAAGCGGACCCGATATCGGTTGGCAATACGGAAGAAAAGCCTTGATTTCGAATGCGAATGGAATCAAGACCAAAACGCCCGTCACCAATGGTAACCCAACGCAGTTGCAAATTGTGCGCGAACGCTTGAACCGGCTCATACATTCGTGCGTGCCGCCAAGAATCCACGGTGTCCGTACGGAACCAACTCTCGTGAATCTTCGCACGACTTGGATCATCCCGGTCGGCATCCCAATGCTGTTCCTGGCTTTTGTGCTGAGCATCAACTGACACGTTCGTACCCTTGAATTGGAGACACTTGTGTTGGCTTGCCACGGTCGAAGAGAAGTCCACGCCTCACAACGTGACCTTCAACAGTTCTTCGTATAATTGCCGATACCGCCGTGACACAACCGACAGGTCGTACCGCGCCGCCGCCTCAGCGGCAATTTTCTCACGCACAAACGGCATCTCGATGGCTTGCCGGATTGCAGCTGACAACGCTTCGCCCGTAACCGCTTTGGCTACTAAGCCATCTCGTGCCGGAACGATCGGTTCTGGTATCCCTCCCGCTGGCGTGCCAACCACGGGAGTGCCACAACATAAAGATTCAAGTATGACATTTGGCAGATTGTCTTCCCGGCTTGCAATAACGACCAGGTCGACTGCGGAATAGAGTAATCCCATCAAACGCTCGTCATTGATGGCACCAACACGATGATATTGAAGGTTTTCAAGTGGCAACTCTCCATCACCGACAGCAACGATCTCCCAGTTGCGTTGCAGCTCAGGCAGCCTTAATGCCTGCAACAGCAAGCCAAAGCCTTTGCGTTGATCCGCGAGCCGTTCAGCTACGACCAAAAGCAATTTCTTATCCGGGTTTAAACCGAAAACCGTCCTGGCAAAACGCTGCGGGTACGGTTTGAAAATCGCGGTGTCCAACCCGTTTGCAATGACCTCGTGACGCAATCCCCAAAACAATTCCGACGCCACCGATTGATCTTTCAGCCATCGAGACGGCGTGACAATTACCGGCTTGATATCCGATTGCATCAACTGAATTTTTTCACGGATGACATCGGCATCTTTCACTTGGCTAGCATGGCTACCGCGTTGTCGATCGAATTCGTAATGGAAAATCCCCATGAATGCGTTCATATCGTGGAGCGTCCAAACGATCGGTACGCGGCAACGCTTGAAGAGTTCTTTCCATGACAAGATCCCAGAGACCCAGTGCAGATTGATGATATCGGCATCCTGCATCCAAGCGTGATCAATCAATTTTGCATCGCTTTCAATGCTGGTCGTGAAAATATCCTGGCATCCAAGCCGGCAGGTTTCTTTTTCCCAAAGGATCTGTTGGGACCTGTGCACGCCAACCTTCCCCAAGGCGCGCTCCCAAAATCTTGGATAT from Rosistilla carotiformis includes the following:
- a CDS encoding sulfotransferase family protein, translating into MTKKVKFLIGGAQKCGTSALSVSLRAHPEIFIPAQKELHYFNSPARFRLDCFKAIRRYLAWAYERNFSHAAVGTICGEATPDYMYWETAAGHIWRYNPGMKWIVILRHPIYRARSAWAMNRDRIVEQLSLNQALATDVRRSQDTLPYQNLMYSYVDRSYYANQIRRLIRVFGRSQIHFLTMREFRVRHNESLRQCLEFLDVDSSVTSESRTVREGVYENALDRTIYEEWLDRFRWDIEETAQLTGKDLSAWLASDYLEESSDV
- a CDS encoding glycosyltransferase family 2 protein; translation: MNTPLVTVVIPHFNRADLLVETLASLRAQTFPNWEAVVVDDGSDADQWAAIQQMRDDRIQVVARDRQPKGPSACRNIGVGLSRGTHIVFLDSDDLMAPWCLTNRMRAVAENPEEGFWIFPVLLFQHQMGDSDVCWNDFRTGPDLMRFLQADPPWHTSSPIWRRTSLDELGGFNEAVMYGDDTDLHIRALLRKIPYAKMDFALPDLFVRRDASPRITNSLSESMLQSRRVRLLEGSKALSDADRRSVETWEGQYFVECEFLLFNTSTPAANIQAVVSDWRASHHPKWAQRFVVQAYLAFAVATRDRAYILLRIARRIAMKVLPKSYFPDGGSFQNTTLSKEMIEQVRVQLSNAVRVPK
- a CDS encoding acyltransferase family protein; its protein translation is MKTTGPKSPRAQQPELDPSGMVHGGSGKVAYYAAMDGLRTVAITMVLVEHFGGPLGSFWAAGYYGVDLFFVISGFLITAILIRTPESSFRECYVKFMGRRSLRIFPVYYFALLLLWAGNFPQARQNMLYLATYTWNYATVHLKGEDNYLFYLWSLAVEEQFYLVWPLIALTLRRNLVALFVVTLGIVVIGYSQLVLNLFPTLQPYNYVGLVNRMGSLGLGAAGAIAVSLRWFPRFWYQSLTFEIVVFAVLGWALTTDQAFRLPLLGLCSLVLVTKSMEGRFRVPGVAAVLKSPIAVYIGQISYGIYVYHWPLGVWLTWYVFDPIWTKIDFSMLGPLSILRWNAWIVKLPLFFAVTVFVAHLSHKYFERPILRLKDRWFPTRMSMDHRTRSRTLTPVRSDVSPEMLQ
- a CDS encoding class I SAM-dependent methyltransferase, which codes for MSVDAQHKSQEQHWDADRDDPSRAKIHESWFRTDTVDSWRHARMYEPVQAFAHNLQLRWVTIGDGRFGLDSIRIRNQGFSSVLPTDIGSALLEQAVQRGLINEYQVENAERLSFADESFDVAFCKESYHHFPRGPLALYEMLRVAKHAVVLVEPRDYSIDRPVFPVVGPVGLVKGIFEWAKRRLRLHDTPLPLRKLYHLGDPPCYEDSGNYVYTISSREMEKVALGMNLPVLAVKGLNDHHQSGYETETIGESSELFHDLKLKLAQEDRLSRAGRIGTSMLMTILFKTTPDVETRRFLIQNDWLVVDLPRNPHV
- a CDS encoding glycosyltransferase translates to MGAIEASMGDPKIVQVSTNQSGGAGIAALRLHRGLRMEGVHSRFLSGLGQPDSRWEVDVLSKRYPRFWERALGKVGVHRSQQILWEKETCRLGCQDIFTTSIESDAKLIDHAWMQDADIINLHWVSGILSWKELFKRCRVPIVWTLHDMNAFMGIFHYEFDRQRGSHASQVKDADVIREKIQLMQSDIKPVIVTPSRWLKDQSVASELFWGLRHEVIANGLDTAIFKPYPQRFARTVFGLNPDKKLLLVVAERLADQRKGFGLLLQALRLPELQRNWEIVAVGDGELPLENLQYHRVGAINDERLMGLLYSAVDLVVIASREDNLPNVILESLCCGTPVVGTPAGGIPEPIVPARDGLVAKAVTGEALSAAIRQAIEMPFVREKIAAEAAARYDLSVVSRRYRQLYEELLKVTL
- a CDS encoding sulfotransferase, coding for MSQQLRDQVKRIQLRCRLIFTRPTPFIIVSNGRSGSNLLLNLLSSHPRVKHCGERFTDNRMKREDFSDRDLLSEFKQDLQRKGFEKAIGAKFLYYQLEADYADRFNAPGLRDVQQYLLQNRRMRIVHLTRRNVLRTVISMIVAAKTGVYRAHDKTQLPSDATVDVSPADCLARLQLVRNFEAKTRQQFCHHPMLEMVYEELVANQDQATDRLLRFLNVDPMPLSGRMVRQSKSLRDSVSNFDELAAALAGTEWESMLTDDVV